One Polypterus senegalus isolate Bchr_013 chromosome 10, ASM1683550v1, whole genome shotgun sequence DNA segment encodes these proteins:
- the LOC120537170 gene encoding transmembrane gamma-carboxyglutamic acid protein 3 has protein sequence MTENPAFLKEKDAHSLLKRLPRANGFLEEFRQGNIERECMEEICSYEEAKEVFENKEKTMEFWKNYIYTVSSNSGSRTERTEAMYMVVPLLGVALLIIIALFIIWRCQLQKATRRRPAYSQNRYLSNRTSRSLPRIMVHREASHTVPEQPHHEMNPRAGAIERTVAGTDNGAHSSRTLYVQDSSVSIASRLSSATPPPSYEEVTGHMESSSDENTTPYSEPPPKYEEIVRQK, from the exons ATGACTGAGA ACCCAGctttcttaaaagaaaaagatGCTCACTCTCTTCTTAAACGGCTGCCTAGAGCCAACGGTTTCCTGGAAGAATTCAGACAAGGAAACATTGAGCGCGAGTGCATGGAAGAGATCTGTAGCTACGAAGAGGCTAAGGAAGtctttgaaaacaaagaaaagacg atggAATTTTGGAAGAACTATATCTACACAGTAAGCAGCAACTCTGGGTCAAGGACTGAGCGCACTGAAGCTATGTACATGGTGGTGCCACTTCTGGGAGTAGCATTACTCATCATTATTGCACTTTTTATTATATGGAGATGCCAACTACAGAAAGCCACAAGGCGTAGGCCTGCATACTCACAGAACCGCTATCTCTCAAACCGGACATCTCGTAGTTTGCCTCGTATTATGGTGCATAGAGAGGCATCTCATACGGTGCCTGAGCAGCCACATCATGAAATGAATCCTAGAGCGGGTGCCATAGAGCGCACTGTAGCAGGAACAGACAATGGTGCACACTCAAGCAGAACTCTCTATGTCCAAGATTCTTCAGTCTCCATTGCTTCGCGGCTTTCAAGTGCCACTCCTCCTCCATCGTATGAAGAAGTAACAGGACATATGGAAAGCAGCAGTGATGAAAACACTACACCTTATAGTGAACCTCCACCAAAATATGAGGAGATTGTTAGACAaaagtga